A stretch of the bacterium genome encodes the following:
- a CDS encoding right-handed parallel beta-helix repeat-containing protein, with amino-acid sequence MLHLPRKLKDQEMRFLSGIAVIAILLSESLHSEGAIIRVPEDAVTIQEAFDQSSISDTILLSNTYYHETVRVPLGLRTLASNFIYSNDQNDISTTIIQPGDTVTSDTSCCLVLMQGCSLEVIGISFKFGKGVRQSNGRYEGGAIYAESSFLRISDCSFSNCFADFGICIWIRGGSALSVYRTRFTTNGRITGSSYPQACIRATDTQLTVGNCRFDNNLVVSAPAIVLTFGSAQILDSVVDSNLTTNSFLPAITADDADLVVRGTIFRENVNLHGFANTAISSDTRNVVIEGCSFYSNRGGSVLSLWGDSARVENCLFESNVASIRGTAGISFGYGAYQVSNCTFRDNTAEGWAVLTTNGTTTVADCEFTGNVSQLDSVGLMTSLYDSIILRDCSFQGNTPCAFSTNQWFEGFIDARNCYWGAESGPFHSLLNPDGEGDTILGNDVLFVPWLESQPNVVEERITPAVSGFEINSVYPNPFNSSVTIEYALTREQVVLLEVFDVLGRKVETLLHTTQAPGVHSVLWNAEHQATGLYLARLSSSITVPTSQSVKLLLLK; translated from the coding sequence GTGCTACACTTGCCCCGCAAACTGAAAGATCAAGAGATGCGTTTCTTAAGCGGCATAGCGGTTATTGCTATACTCTTAAGTGAAAGCTTACACTCCGAGGGAGCGATTATCAGAGTTCCTGAAGATGCCGTAACTATACAGGAGGCTTTCGACCAATCAAGCATAAGCGACACAATCCTGCTATCAAATACCTATTACCATGAAACTGTTCGTGTTCCTCTTGGCCTTCGAACACTCGCAAGTAACTTCATCTATTCGAACGATCAGAACGATATAAGCACGACAATCATCCAACCCGGTGACACGGTGACTTCCGATACGTCTTGTTGCCTTGTGCTGATGCAGGGTTGCAGTCTGGAAGTTATCGGAATCAGCTTCAAGTTTGGGAAAGGCGTTCGCCAATCAAACGGCCGCTATGAGGGAGGCGCGATTTACGCTGAGTCATCTTTTCTTCGCATCTCCGACTGCTCATTCAGCAATTGTTTCGCAGATTTCGGAATCTGTATCTGGATACGTGGAGGTTCAGCGTTATCCGTCTATCGCACCCGTTTCACGACAAATGGCAGGATTACAGGAAGTTCTTATCCCCAAGCCTGCATACGAGCGACGGACACCCAACTCACTGTTGGCAATTGTCGTTTTGATAACAATTTAGTAGTTAGCGCACCAGCAATTGTCTTGACTTTCGGATCGGCGCAGATCCTCGATTCTGTTGTGGATTCAAATCTAACAACCAATTCATTTCTCCCGGCCATTACGGCGGATGACGCCGATTTGGTTGTCCGTGGAACCATTTTCAGGGAGAATGTAAACCTACATGGATTCGCGAACACAGCAATCAGCTCGGATACACGCAATGTTGTCATTGAAGGGTGTTCATTCTACTCGAACAGAGGTGGAAGTGTGCTCTCGCTTTGGGGAGACTCCGCACGTGTAGAGAACTGTCTGTTTGAGTCGAATGTTGCATCCATAAGGGGCACGGCCGGAATTTCGTTTGGTTACGGCGCCTACCAGGTATCCAATTGCACTTTTCGCGACAACACCGCGGAGGGTTGGGCGGTGCTGACGACCAATGGGACTACAACTGTAGCTGATTGCGAGTTCACAGGCAATGTATCGCAGTTAGACTCTGTCGGGTTAATGACAAGCCTCTACGATTCAATCATCCTTAGAGACTGCTCATTTCAAGGCAATACACCGTGCGCATTCTCGACAAATCAATGGTTTGAAGGCTTCATTGATGCGCGAAACTGCTATTGGGGTGCGGAGAGCGGTCCGTTTCATAGCCTTCTTAATCCCGATGGAGAGGGTGATACGATTCTCGGTAATGATGTCTTGTTTGTCCCTTGGCTCGAGAGTCAACCCAATGTGGTTGAAGAGCGAATAACTCCCGCAGTTAGTGGATTCGAGATCAATTCTGTCTATCCCAATCCCTTCAACTCTTCTGTAACCATTGAATATGCTTTGACTCGCGAGCAGGTCGTTCTGCTCGAAGTCTTCGACGTTCTGGGCCGCAAGGTCGAAACACTGCTTCACACCACACAGGCTCCCGGCGTGCATTCCGTGCTCTGGAATGCGGAGCATCAAGCGACAGGCCTCTACCTCGCCCGACTCTCTTCATCCATCACGGTTCCAACGTCTCAATCCGTCAAACTTCTCCTGCTAAAGTAA
- a CDS encoding T9SS type A sorting domain-containing protein: MLLAVLVLAGTGTAELRVVPRDYSTIQLAVDLTAAGDTVLVLRGTYTESVDVPCRSIVIASEFLITGDSSDIAACIWRAHSGQRHVLATECAFEVSIDILGFTFSGELTGGGLEMIRNQVEVADCIFDSCVATNGAAIRAAKSNLQIERCTFSHCWAASNGAIAYLDSVRCNLVDCVVYGSGVGNPTRALFRFRHRSAYLNDLVIRNCVLPDERVLIDLSGTVDTVWACSCSIDSNTFAYGFVQSDGLCHVLTLERCNFSTNTIRRSILHDVVMEVGEVSVTESIFERNNAAPNFGGVSAMFVSGGRYADFRFWRNLFHENHWNDETCLNIDLVGAERVSRNYFIGNSSVSVVFVPCVTYVNGNAEGSFIHNVFQGNLMSSMEAHTSPPPARAIENFWGDASGPFNAEQNPAGLGDTVGTNIDFIPWSIDTLFLSANSSSGLPTAFAMGYPYPNPFNSSVTIEYALTREQVVLLEVFDVLGRKVETLLHTTQAPGVYAVLWNAEHQATGFYFARLSSSVTAQTSQSVKLLLLK, from the coding sequence ATGCTTCTTGCAGTCCTCGTGCTCGCAGGAACAGGAACAGCCGAGTTGCGCGTCGTGCCCAGGGATTACTCTACTATTCAATTGGCAGTTGATCTGACTGCGGCGGGTGACACAGTACTTGTTCTCCGAGGCACGTATACAGAATCAGTGGACGTGCCGTGCCGAAGCATCGTTATCGCAAGTGAGTTTCTGATTACCGGTGACTCAAGCGACATTGCTGCCTGTATCTGGCGTGCCCATTCCGGGCAGCGCCACGTACTGGCAACAGAGTGTGCATTTGAAGTCAGCATAGACATCCTCGGCTTCACGTTTTCCGGAGAATTGACGGGAGGCGGACTGGAGATGATCAGGAATCAGGTTGAAGTCGCTGACTGTATATTTGATAGTTGTGTCGCCACGAATGGTGCAGCCATCAGAGCTGCAAAGTCCAATCTACAGATCGAACGATGCACGTTCAGTCACTGCTGGGCTGCCTCGAACGGCGCGATTGCTTATCTTGACAGCGTGAGATGCAACTTGGTCGATTGTGTTGTCTATGGATCCGGCGTTGGTAACCCGACCCGCGCGTTGTTTCGATTCCGACATCGTTCTGCTTATCTGAATGACCTGGTGATCAGAAACTGCGTCCTGCCGGACGAGCGGGTGCTGATTGATCTCTCCGGCACCGTTGATACTGTTTGGGCTTGCTCTTGCTCCATTGACAGCAACACCTTTGCCTATGGCTTCGTTCAAAGCGATGGACTTTGTCATGTCTTGACTCTGGAGCGGTGTAACTTCAGCACCAACACAATCCGGCGGAGTATTCTGCATGACGTGGTCATGGAAGTCGGTGAGGTTTCTGTAACCGAATCCATCTTTGAGCGAAACAACGCTGCACCGAATTTTGGTGGCGTATCCGCGATGTTTGTAAGCGGCGGGCGCTATGCCGACTTCCGGTTTTGGAGAAATCTCTTTCACGAAAATCATTGGAACGACGAGACCTGTCTCAATATCGATTTGGTGGGCGCTGAACGTGTCAGTCGTAATTACTTCATAGGTAACTCCTCAGTGTCCGTGGTCTTCGTCCCTTGCGTCACTTACGTGAATGGCAATGCAGAAGGCTCATTCATCCATAACGTGTTTCAAGGGAATCTTATGTCCTCAATGGAGGCACACACAAGCCCGCCGCCTGCGCGCGCTATTGAAAACTTTTGGGGCGACGCTTCCGGACCATTCAATGCAGAACAGAATCCCGCGGGACTCGGCGACACAGTCGGCACAAACATAGATTTCATCCCGTGGTCAATAGACACGTTGTTCTTGTCTGCGAATTCTTCTTCTGGACTTCCGACCGCCTTTGCGATGGGCTATCCCTATCCCAATCCGTTCAATTCTTCTGTAACCATTGAATATGCCTTGACGCGCGAGCAGGTCGTTCTGCTCGAAGTCTTCGACGTTCTGGGCCGCAAGGTCGAAACACTGCTTCACACCACACAGGCTCCCGGCGTGTATGCCGTGCTCTGGAATGCGGAGCACCAAGCGACAGGCTTCTACTTCGCCCGACTCTCTTCATCCGTCACGGCTCAAACATCTCAATCCGTCAAACTTCTCTTGCTAAAGTAA